From the Silurus meridionalis isolate SWU-2019-XX chromosome 5, ASM1480568v1, whole genome shotgun sequence genome, one window contains:
- the fgl1 gene encoding fibrinogen-like protein 1 isoform X1 produces MMVNRHYFVIWLFFCSSLVDSSSDECQQERDKLQAQLRNMEARAVKQQEMIQHLLNLNQQPPLPLNESSFSDLEDKQYKDCAQIFSNDYKKSGYYIIKPEMSPSQIRVYCDMKDGGGWTVFQRRSNGNESFDRDWNDYKTGFGDMKSTNGEFWLGNDNLHYLTSQDNYSLRIDLEDFDGSHRFAVYKKFQIDNEQNLYQLLFGGYTGNAGDSLLGSYNPEVQRWASHQGMNFSTKDKDNDRYERNCALEDMSGWWFNRCHSSNLNGLYYKGPYSAVTDNGIVWYTWHGWWYSLKTVEMKIRPSAFEPKDV; encoded by the exons ATGATGGTAAACAGGCATTATTTTGTGAtttggctgtttttttgttctagCCTGGTTGATTCT TCCTCTGATGAATGCCAGCAGGAGCGAGATAAGCTGCAGGCACAGTTAAGGAATATGGAGGCTCGTGCTGTTAAGCAGCAGGAGATGATCCAGCACTTGCTTAACCTCAATCAGCAGCCTCCACTTCCTCTAAATGAAAGTTCCTTTTCTGATTTAGAGGATAAACAATATAAAG ACTGCGCTCAGATTTTTAGTAATGATTACAAGAAGAGTGGATATTATATCATTAAACCTGAAATGAGCCCATCTCAGATCAGAGTGTACTGTGACATGAAAGATGGAGGCGGATGGACAGTCTTTCAAAGACGCTCTAATGGAAATGAATCCTTTGACAG GGATTGGAATGATTATAAAACTGGTTTTGGTGATATGAAATCTACAAATGGAGAGTTCTGGTTAGGCAATGACAACCTGCATTATTTAACTTCCCAAG ATAATTACAGCTTGAGAATTGACTTAGAAGACTTTGACGGCAGTCATCGTTTTGCTGTGTACAAAAAGTTTCAAATTGACAATGAACAG AATCTTTACCAGCTGCTGTTTGGTGGATACACGGGTAATGCAGGAGATTCACTCTTGGGCAGCTACAACCCTGAGGTGCAGAGATGGGCAAGTCACCAGGGCATGAATTTCAGCACAAAGGATAAGGACAATGATCGATATGAGCGTAACTGTGCTCTGGAAGATATGTCTGGCTGGTGGTTTAACAG ATGTCACTCTTCCAATCTGAATGGACTGTACTATAAGGGGCCTTACAGTGCAGTGACAGACAACGGGATTGTGTGGTACACCTGGCATGGCTGGTGGTACTCTCTCAAAACAGTGGAAATGAAGATCAGACCAAGTGCCTTTGAACCTAAAGATGTCTAA
- the fgl1 gene encoding fibrinogen-like protein 1 isoform X2: MEARAVKQQEMIQHLLNLNQQPPLPLNESSFSDLEDKQYKDCAQIFSNDYKKSGYYIIKPEMSPSQIRVYCDMKDGGGWTVFQRRSNGNESFDRDWNDYKTGFGDMKSTNGEFWLGNDNLHYLTSQDNYSLRIDLEDFDGSHRFAVYKKFQIDNEQNLYQLLFGGYTGNAGDSLLGSYNPEVQRWASHQGMNFSTKDKDNDRYERNCALEDMSGWWFNRCHSSNLNGLYYKGPYSAVTDNGIVWYTWHGWWYSLKTVEMKIRPSAFEPKDV; the protein is encoded by the exons ATGGAGGCTCGTGCTGTTAAGCAGCAGGAGATGATCCAGCACTTGCTTAACCTCAATCAGCAGCCTCCACTTCCTCTAAATGAAAGTTCCTTTTCTGATTTAGAGGATAAACAATATAAAG ACTGCGCTCAGATTTTTAGTAATGATTACAAGAAGAGTGGATATTATATCATTAAACCTGAAATGAGCCCATCTCAGATCAGAGTGTACTGTGACATGAAAGATGGAGGCGGATGGACAGTCTTTCAAAGACGCTCTAATGGAAATGAATCCTTTGACAG GGATTGGAATGATTATAAAACTGGTTTTGGTGATATGAAATCTACAAATGGAGAGTTCTGGTTAGGCAATGACAACCTGCATTATTTAACTTCCCAAG ATAATTACAGCTTGAGAATTGACTTAGAAGACTTTGACGGCAGTCATCGTTTTGCTGTGTACAAAAAGTTTCAAATTGACAATGAACAG AATCTTTACCAGCTGCTGTTTGGTGGATACACGGGTAATGCAGGAGATTCACTCTTGGGCAGCTACAACCCTGAGGTGCAGAGATGGGCAAGTCACCAGGGCATGAATTTCAGCACAAAGGATAAGGACAATGATCGATATGAGCGTAACTGTGCTCTGGAAGATATGTCTGGCTGGTGGTTTAACAG ATGTCACTCTTCCAATCTGAATGGACTGTACTATAAGGGGCCTTACAGTGCAGTGACAGACAACGGGATTGTGTGGTACACCTGGCATGGCTGGTGGTACTCTCTCAAAACAGTGGAAATGAAGATCAGACCAAGTGCCTTTGAACCTAAAGATGTCTAA